The proteins below are encoded in one region of Cyclopterus lumpus isolate fCycLum1 chromosome 8, fCycLum1.pri, whole genome shotgun sequence:
- the LOC117735441 gene encoding hemoglobin embryonic subunit alpha-like, producing the protein MTSLTAKDKEAVKAIWAIVSGKKDDIGTDAVARMLTVYPQTKTYFSHWKDQSPTSPAVRKHGVTVMAGVADAVSKIDDLKGGLLALSELHAFTLRVDPANFKILSHCILVVMAIMFPKEFTPEIHVAMDKFLAAVALALAEKYR; encoded by the exons ATGACCAGTCTCACTGCAAAGGACAAGGAGGCAGTCAAAGCCATCTGGGCTATAGTGTCTGGAAAGAAAGATGACATCGGCACCGATGCTGTGGCCAG GATGCTGACGGTGTACCCGCAGACCAAGACCTACTTCTCCCACTGGAAGGACCAGAGCCCCACCTCTCCCGCTGTGAGGAAGCACGGAGTAACTGTGATGGCTGGAGTTGCAGATGCTGTGAGCAAAATCGACGACCTGAAAGGAGGTCTTCTTGCCCTCAGTGAGCTGCATGCCTTCACTCTGCGTGTGGACCCTGCCAACTTCAAG ATtctgtctcactgcatcctCGTGGTCATGGCCATCATGTTCCCCAAAGAATTCACCCCTGAGATCCACGTGGCCATGGACAAGTTCCTGGCTGCCGTGGCTCTGGCCCTGGCTGAGAAGTACCGATAG
- the kank2 gene encoding KN motif and ankyrin repeat domain-containing protein 2 gives MAQVLHMDPGFPGKLNPPAPPSLHGKEQEAPYSVETPYGYRLDLDFLKYVNDIEKGNTIKKVPIQRRPRYGSLPRGYGYTGSWWTSTESLCSNTSMDSRHSSFSYCAPGYHTTQRPSFSTARVEKTLLDARRKLEEEKEGRRFSNLGNLGSMHSSVVGSNTSLSSAHSFNRAYGGGGSFTPMSSGMSTPVTPTPAHLQHVREQMAKALRKIRELEEQVKTIPVLQVKMSVLQEEKRQLSVQLKSQKFLGHSLSFNRSRPRGELYIDIPEEEVITGAKSSSKPLSPTALDGSKLQDSGCEIEDTVIVGGARPDGKREVRTIGVGPEDLRGSRHVGVGVREEDLGLLPETVALRNQVGQLEGQLKRTVQELKDAQQQDAAVQKAPQAEHPVMATSVGWQEPQGCSLHTLVSFTQRPQQKEQRTVGIQVYTLEQPTVVEVGTLLRAEICHSPSLQPAGGVVEGHHRGQAEDAPVELPIAVSSKQVRDVLRSELSTSVPVANPAVAVGTSSNQISLLHSKEEDTSAQTSPDAVQSKEGPKTASSPQSSLRSIMKRKAEGEPGSPSTKKNLQFIGVNGGYESTSSDDSSSESSDEGSDSSEYHEAREKLPESAAQQHQQTTHSKASQPPESNIVPQQIAVKPPAVVPDSQQSLNQSDSKLPDKAPQSPATDTASDSSPSPANEAAANETVGRPSEKHTVTHEITSTSSSTESTPEQSSAACSSSPHATKTTEITTRQVTVQSETTVLSGRSEPKPAAENFTNDTATASAKQVRLDLSESLMSTLHALQKALGEPNAFSQQGARAAYTTVLQEWLRVSCHKAADTAVVKAYMNTFAGVSPQLLEFVINMADGNGNTALHYTVSHSNFPVVKLLLETGLCNADKQNKAGYTAIMLTALAAFHSDTDLQTVLQLLRTGDVNAKASQAGQTALMLAVSHGRGDMVRALLSCGAQVNIRDDDGSTALMCACEHGHVDIVRQLLSVPGCDATLTDNDGSTALSIALEASQNDIAVLLYAHLNFAKPPSPVLPKSPLLGSSPPAGETK, from the exons ATGGCTCAGGTGCTGCATATGGACCCCGGCTTCCCAG GGAAACTCAACCCGCCTGCCCCCCCCTCGCTGCACGGCAAAGAACAGGAGGCGCCCTACTCAGTGGAGACCCCCTATGGCTACCGTCTGGACCTGGACTTCCTCAAATATGTTAACGACATAGAGAAGGGAAACACGATCAAGAAGGTACCCATCCAACGCCGGCCACGCTATGGCTCCCTGCCCCGTGGCTACGGCTACACCGGCTCCTGGTGGACCTCCACAGAGTCCCTGTGCTCCAACACCAGCATGGATAGCCGACACTCCTCCTTCTCCTACTGCGCCCCAGGCTACCACACGACGCAGAGGCCCAGCTTCAGCACCGCCCGGGTGGAGAAGACCCTGTTGGATGCACGCcggaagctggaggaggagaaagaggggcgGAGATTCTCCAACCTGGGCAACCTGGGCAGCATGCACAGCAGCGTAGTCGGCTCTAACACCTCGCTCAGCAGTGCGCACAGCTTCAACCGAGCCTATGGTGGAGGCGGATCCTTCACCCCAATGAGTTCTGGCATGTCCACGCCGGTGACCCCGACTCCAGCCCACCTGCAGCACGTCAGGGAGCAGATGGCCAAGGCCCTAAGGAAGATCAGGGAGCTAGAGGAGCAGGTGAAGACCATCCCTGTGCTGCAGGTCAAaatgtctgtgctgcaggaggagaaacgGCAGCTCAGCGTCCAGCTGAAGAGCCAGAAGTTCCTGGGTCATAGTCTGAGTTTCAATCGAAGTCGTCCCCGGGGCGAGCTCTACATCGACATCCCTGAAGAAGAGGTGATAACTGGAGCGAAGAGCAGCAGCAAGCCCCTGTCTCCCACCGCACTCGACGGCTCCAAGCTTCAGGATTCAGGGTGTGAGATTGAGGACACGGTGATTGTTGGTGGAGCGCGACCAGATGGAAAGCGGGAAGTGCGCACCATCGGGGTGGGACCAGAGGACTTGAGGGGCAGTCGTCATGTGGGAGTCGGGGTTCGGGAGGAGGATCTGGGGCTGCTGCCAGAGACGGTGGCTCTGAGGAATCAAGTGGGTCAGCTTGAGGGCCAGCTAAAGAGGACTGTGCAGGAGCTCAAGGATGCGCAGCAGCAGGATGCAGCGGTCCAGAAGGCCCCTCAGGCAGAGCATCCAGTCATGGCTACCAGCGTCGGTTGGCAGGAGCCACAAGGCTGCAGCCTGCACACTCTGGTGAGCTTCACACAGCGGCCCCAACAGAAGGAACAGAGGACTGTGGGAATCCAGGTGTACACACTCGAGCAGCCCACTGTGGTGGAGGTGGGCACACTGCTCCGAGCGGAGATCTGCCACTCTCCCTCCCTTCAGCCAGCTGGCGGAGTCGTGGAGGGTCACCACAGAGGACAAGCTGAAG ATGCTCCAGTTGAGTTGCCGATTGCAGTCAGCTCCAAGCAGGTGCGCGATGTCCTAAGGAGCGAGTTGTCCACTTCAGTGCCGGTAGCTAATCCTGCCGTTGCTGTTGGCACATCGAGTAATCAGATCAGTTTGTTGCattcaaaagaagaagacaccAGCGCGCAAACATCCCCAGATGCTGTCCAGTCAAAAGAAGGCCCAAAGACAG CCTCATCTCCCCAGTCTTCACTGAGGTCCATTATGAAGCGGAAAGCAGAAGGTGAACCAGGATCTCCCTCCACAAAGAAGAACCTCCAGTTCATTGGAGTCAATGGAGG CTACGAGTCCACATCATCAGACGATAGCAGCAGTGAGAGCTCGGATGAGGGGAGCGACTCCAGTGAATATCATGAAGCCAGAGAGAAACTGCCAGAGTCAGCGGCCCAGCAGCATCAGCAAACAACCCACAGCAAGGCTTCCCAGCCTCCAGAAAGCAACATCGTACCTCAACAGATTGCCGTCAAGCCACCAGCCGTCGTTCCAGACTCGCAGCAGAGTCTGAATCAGTCCGACTCAAAACTGCCAGACAAAGCCCCCCAGTCACCAGCAACAGACACTGCCTCCGACTCCTCTCCAAGTCCGGCAAACGAAGCTGCCGCTAACGAGACTGTCGGCCGGCCATCGGAAAAGCACACGGTCACCCACGAGATCACCTCCACATCATCAAGCACTGAATCCACTCCTGAACAAAGCTCGGCCGCCTGTTCGTCATCGCCGCATGCCACTAAAACCACTGAGATTACCACTCGGCAAGTCACCGTCCAGTCGGAGACGACCGTCCTCTCCGGCCGATCCGAGCCGAAGCCAGCAGCTGAAAATTTCACGAACGACACGGCCACAGCATCAGCCAAGCAAGTCAG ACTGGACCTGAGTGAAAGCCTGATGTCAACTCTTCATGCCCTGCAGAAAGCCCTGGGGGAACCCAACGCCTTCAGCCAACAAGGAGCA AGGGCAGCCTACACCACCGTGCTGCAGGAGTGGCTGCGCGTGTCCTGTCACAAAGCGGCGGACACGGCTGTCGTCAAGGCCTATATGAACACCTTCGCCGGAGTCTCCCCTCAGCTGCTGGAGTTTGTGATCAACATGGCGGACGGCAACGGGAACACAGCGCTTCACTACACCGTCTCCCACTCCAACTTCCCCGTGGTGAAACTGCTGCTGGAAACTG GCCTGTGTAATGCTGACAAGCAGAACAAGGCGGGCTACACGGCCATCATGCTGACGGCTCTGGCCGCCTTCCACTCCGACACTGACCTTCAAACAGTCCTGCAGCTGCTGCGCACAGGGGACGTCAACGCCAAGGCCAGCCAG GCTGGCCAGACGGCGCTGATGCTGGCGGTCAGCCACGGCCGAGGGGACATGGTGCGGGCGCTGCTGTCCTGCGGGGCACAGGTCAACATCCGGGATGACGACGGCTCCACTGCACTCATGTGTGCGTGCGAACACGGTCACGTGGACATCGTGCGTCAGCTGCTTTCTGTGCCGGGCTGTGACGCGACTCTCACTGACAAT GACGGCAGCACTGCTCTGTCCATCGCCCTGGAGGCCAGCCAGAACGACATTGCAGTGCTTCTGTATGCTCACCTCAACTTTGCAAAGCCTCCTTCCCCC gtgTTACCAAAGTCTCCTCTCTTgggttcctctcctcctgccggTGAAACCAAATAG
- the LOC117734674 gene encoding LOW QUALITY PROTEIN: dedicator of cytokinesis protein 7-like (The sequence of the model RefSeq protein was modified relative to this genomic sequence to represent the inferred CDS: deleted 1 base in 1 codon): MTSTASERRAFAHKINRTVAAEVRKQVSRDYGSPQLTKKRGGAHQPLPLTEVVEPVDFEEYVSSHAPGVEPGPLRQLVEFPLDDLELLPLDKECTTLEPPLPEEEDSLDPRVRDALAVYTDDWLVIQRKYQRYSTTHAPHNSERQRERQRGLVKQTFELDEAAAADRHDDQDDAKRRSVSLDETPRGSWASSIFDLKNSSPDALLPSVLERAAAEDMDRRNTEARLQGRHSDLLGLYLPPDEDEAVERCTVPEVPKEHCGQRIMVKCLSLKFEIEIEPIFGTLALYDVKEKKKISENFYFDLNSDQMKGLLKPHTPHMAISTLARSAIFSITYPSADIFLVIKLEKVLQQGDIGECCEPYMVMKESDSSKHKEKLEKLRLQAEQSCSRLGHFRMPFAWTAIHLLNIVSSVGGLDRSDPDSDSERKGHGTWNERKKKGFERMSVGDEMCNFATFRPATLTVTNFFKQEGDRLSDEDLYKYLADMRRPSSVLRRLRPVTAQLKIDISPAPDSPHYCLSPELLHVKPYPDLRVRPTKDVLEFPARYVYTPHTTYRNLLYVYPQSLNFSSRQGSVRNIAVKVQFMAGEDPSQALPVIFGKSSCAEFMQDAYTPIIYHDKSPEFYEEMKMKIPANLTDNHHLLFTFFHISCQPKQNTPLETPVGYTWIPLMQHGRLRTGSFSLPVSVEKLPPSYSVLTPDVQLPGMKWVDNHKAVFNVEVTAASSVHTQDPHLDKFFTLVYVLEEYSFPFRLKDVIITEANMEGELKASMAAVRGALLDTCVRFLHQLLNKLIQLIVYPPVIAGQIVNLGRAAFEAMALLVNQIHKNLEGNQDQHGRNNLLASYIHFCFRVPTAEPAVPPTAGTQSYEMPMQYATLSRTTVRPSSLHLSRSKSISNSNPDLATTPVSPDEEVQRIIAGKGIDRSHSWVNSAYAPGGSRSVLRRNPNSSCELKQANDRSCNRMSAYLDSVALFSVPTRQITKKLLHEELALQWVVSTTAVREAALQQAWFFFQIMTKSMTHHLFLTSKLDVARRQRFPDRFVDDIAALVCAISADIANRYHKDVELVERLNSSLAFFLNDLLSLMDRGFVFNLIRSYYKQIANKLHTAQSPSSLNALRVDFTRIVCSHEHYVVLNLPCSTLSPPASPSPSTSSTTSQSSAFSSMVQDQGVATMFELSVPFRQQHFLSGLLLTELSLILDPDGEGVFFLHKKAISAVHSLLCSHDADPRYTDPQVRAHIAQLYLPLIPIVMETLHQLHDFSDSSPAWCRHASAHVDDTDPDSGNTISQSVAMAIAGSPLPHVKANPFALPTVVGRQSSSLSAECSRTLLVSFLWVLKNADAALLERWVSDLSVLQINRLLDLLHLCVSCFEYKGRKALERINSLTFKKSQDMKARLEEAILGTIGARQEMVRRCRERSPYGSQENVRWRKNVTHWRQNTDRVDKTKAEVEQESVVDGNLATEASLIVLDTLEIVVKTVVASELKESVLGGVLRVLLHSMAGNQSALFLQHCFTTQRALVFKFPEMLFEEDTELCADLCLRLLRHCSSSVGSVRSHASASLYLLMRQNFEIGNNFARVKMQVTMSLSSLVGTSQNFNEEHLRRSLKTILTYAEEDLELRDTPFPEQVQDLVFNLHMILTDTVKMKEHQQDPEMLIDLMYRIAKGYQNSPDLRLTWLQNMAGKHSARGNHAEAAHCLVHSAALVAEYLNMLEDCRYLPIGCVTFQNISSNVLEESAVSDDVLSPEEEGICAGKYFSESGLVGLLEQAAASFNMAAMYEAINEVYKILLPVHEANRDFKKLATVHGKLQDAFNKVYNQSSGWERMFGTYFRVGFYGCRFGDLDEQEFVYKEPSITKLAEISHRLEEFYSERFGDDMVEIIKDSNPVDKNKMDPNKAYLQITYVEPFFDTYELKERITYFDKNYNLRTFMYCTPFTLDGRAHGDLNEQYKRKSILTTSHAFPYIKTRINVIHKEEIILVPMEVAIEDMQKKTQELAFATNQEPSDAKMLQMVLQGSVGTTVNQGPLEVAQVFLSDIPDDPKLFRHHNKLRLCFKDFTKRCEDALRKNKSLIGPDQKEYHRELERNYNKLKEALGPLINRKIPQLYRTLPAQATQTQRNSFSRSSLRRVDC; this comes from the exons ATGACATCTACAGCGAGCGAAAGGAGGGCGTTTGCTCATAAAATCAACCG GACGGTAGCTGCCGAGGTCAGA AAACAAGTGTCCAGAGACTATGGCTCTCCTCAGCTGACCAAGAAACGAGGAGGCGCACACCAGCCC TTGCCCCTGACGGAGGTGGTTGAGCCGGTGGATTTTGAGGAGTATGTGAGCAGTCATGCTCCTGGGGTGGAGCCCGGCCCACTCAGGCAGCTAGTGGAGTTCCCCCTGGATGACCTGGAGCTCCTCCCGCTGGACAAAGAGTGCACTACGCTGGAGCCCCCCctgcctgaggaggagga CTCCCTGGATCCCAGAGTGAGAGATGCCTTGGCAGTCTACACAGATGACTGGCTCGTCATTCAAAGAAA ATATCAGCGCTACAGCACCACACACGCCCCTCACAACTCCGAGCgacagagggagaggcagcGAGGGCTGGTCAAACAGACCTTTGAGCTGGATGAGGCTGCAGCTGCTGATCGCCATGACGACCAG GATGATGCAAAGCGGCGGTCCGTCAGCCTCGATGAGACCCCTCGGGGCAGCTGGGCCTCCAGTATCTTTGACCTGAAGAATTCCTCCCCGGACGCTCTCCTGCCATCTGTGCTGGAGCGTGCAGCTGCAGAGGACATGGACCGCCGCAATACCGAGGCACGCCTGCAGGGGCGCCACAGCGACCTGCTGGGCCTGTACCTGCCCCCTGACGAG GATGAAGCAGTAGAGAGATGCACTGTCCCTGAAGTGCCCAAGGAACACTGTGGCCAGAGAATCATGGTCAAGTGTCTGTCTCTGAA gtttGAAATAGAAATTGAGCCAATTTTTGGAACACTTGCATTGTATGatgtcaaagaaaagaaaaag ATCTCTGAGAATTTCTACTTTGACCTGAACTCGGATCAGATGAAAGGGCTTCTTAAACCCCACACACCCCACATGGCCATTTCGACATTGGCACGTTCTGCCATTTTCTCCATCACATACCCTTCTGCTGACATCTTCTTGGTGATTAAG CTTGAGAAAGTCCTTCAACAAGGAGACATTGGAGAATGCTGTGAACCCTACATGGTCATGAAAGAGTCAGATTCCTCCAAG CACAAGGAGAAGCTGGAGAAGCTGCGTCTGCAGGCGGAGCAGTCATGCAGTCGCCTTGGCCATTTCCGCATGCCTTTTGCCTGGACGGCCATTCACCTTCTCAACATCGTCAGCAGTGTGGGAGGTCTGGATCGGTCGGACCCCGACTCTGACTCTG AGCGAAAAGGTCATGGAACTTGgaatgagaggaagaagaagggctTCGAGCGGATGAGTGTGGGGGATGAGATGTGTAACTTTGCCACTTTCCGTCCAGCAACATTGACCGTCACCAACTTCTTTAAACAG GAGGGGGACAGACTGAGTGATGAGGACCTCTATAAGTACCTGGCAGATATGCGCAGACCGTCCTCTGTTCTGCGACGCCTGAGGCCTGTCACAG CCCAGTTAAAGATTGACATCTCTCCAGCCCCGGACTCGCCTCATTACTGTTTGTCACCAGAGCTGCTTCACGTGAAGCCGTACCCTGACCTGCGTGTTCGCCCAACCAAAGACGTGCTGGAGTTCCCGGCTCGCTACGTCTATACGCCACACACCACCTACAG AAACTTGCTCTATGTTTACCCACAAAGTCTGAACTTCAGCAGCCGTCAGGGCTCAGTGAGGAACATCGCTGTGAAGGTTCAGTTCATGGCGGGAGAGGACCCCAGTCAAGCTTTGCCG GTCATCTTTGGGAAGTCGAGTTGTGCAGAGTTCATGCAGGACGCGTACACTCCCATCATCTACCATGACAA GTCTCCTGAGTTCTATGAGGAGATGAAAATGAAGATTCCTGCCAATCTGACAGACAACCACCACCTGCTGTTCACCTTCTTCCACATCAGCTGCCAGCCCAAACAGAACACTCCTCTGGAGACCCCTGTGGGCTACACC TGGATCCCTCTGATGCAGCACGGCCGACTGCGCACCGGCTCCTTCAGTCTGCCCGTGTCGGTGGAAAAGCTCCCACCGAGCTACTCTGTCCTCACCCCTGAC GTTCAGCTCCCAGGCATGAAGTGGGTGGATAATCACAAAGCGGTGTTCAATGTCGAGGTGACGGCGGCCTCCTCGGTTCATACTCAG GACCCCCACCTGGATAAGTTCTTCACTCTAGTGTATGTTCTGGAGGAGTACTCCTTCCCCTTCCGCCTGAAGGACGTCATCATTACCGAGGCGAACATGGAGGGGGAGCTGAAGGCCAGCATGGCTGCAGTGAGGGGGGCTCTGCTGGATACCTGCGTCCGCTTCCTGCACCAGCTGCTCAACAAGCTCATTCAGCTCATCGTCTACCCACCGGTCATTGCGGGCCAAATTG TGAACCTGGGCCGGGCTGCGTTTGAAGCTATGGCTTTATTGGTCAACCAGATCCACAAGAACCTGGAGGGGAACCAGGACCAACACGGCCGCAACAACCTGCTGGCGTCCTACATCCACTTCTGCTTCCGCGTGCCAACCGCCGAACCTGCAGTACCCCCGACAG CCGGCACGCAGTCCTACGAGATGCCGATGCAATACGCCACTTTATCGAGAACGACAGTCCGGCCGAGCAGCCTCCACCTGTCCCGCTCCAAGAGCATCAGCAACTCCAACCCGGACTTAGCCACCACCCCAGTGTCTCCTGATGAAGAGGTGCAGAGGATCATAGCGGGCAAG GGTATTGACCGCTCCCACTCCTGGGTAAACTCTGCTTATGCCCCCGGGGGCTCCAGATCTGTGCTACGCCGAAACCCCAACTCCAGCTGTGAGCTCAAGCAG GCAAACGACCGCAGCTGCAATCGCATGTCTGCCTATCTGGACAGCGTGGCCTTGTTTTCAGTTCCCACAAGGCAGATTACCAAGAAG CTGCTCCACGAGGAGCTGGCGTTGCAGTGGGTGGTCAGCACCACCGCGGTGAGGGAGGCGGCGCTGCAGCAGGCCTGGTTTTTCTTCCAGATTATG ACAAAGAGCATGACCCATCACTTATTCCTGACCTCCAAATTGGATGTTGCCAGGCGCCAGCGTTTCCCAGACCGCTTTGTGGACGACATCGCTGCACTTGTGTGCGCCATCAGTGCCGACATCGCCAATCGATACCACAAG gATGTGGAGCTTGTGGAGAGGCTGAATAGCAGTCTGGCCTTCTTCCTGAATGACCTGCTGTCTCTCATGGACCGGGGCTTTGTGTTCAACCTCATCCGCTCCTACTACAAACAG ATTGCCAACAAGCTTCACACGGCGCAGAGCCCCAGCTCCCTGAATGCCCTGAGGGTGGACTTCACTCGTATCGTCTGCAGCCACGAGCACTACGTCGTCCTCAACCTGCCGTGCTCCACTCTCAGCCCTccagcctccccctccccctccacctcctccaccacctcacAG AGTTCAGCGTTTTCCAGTATGGTGCAAGACCAGGGTGTGGCCACCATGTTTGAGCTGTCCGTCCCTTTCCGCCAgcagcacttcctgtctggacTGCTGCTTACTGAGCTCTCTCTCATCCTTGATCCTGATGGAGAAGG GGTTTTCTTCCTTCATAAAAAGGCCATCAGTGCTGTTCACTCCCTGCTGTGCAGCCATGACGCAGACCCTCGTTACACCGACCCTCAGGTCAGAGCCCACATCGCTCAGCTCTACCTACCGCTCATCCCCATCGTCATGGAGACGTTGCATCAGCTCCACGACTTCTCCG ACTCCTCGCCTGCTTGGTGCCGCCATGCCTCAGCCCACGTCGACGATACTGACCCAGACAGTGGCAACACGATCAGTCAgtctgttgccatggcgattGCCGGCTCCCCTTTGCCGCATGTCAAAGCCAACCCGTTTGCGCTGCCCACAGTG GTCGGGCGCCAGTCCAGCTCTCTGTCCGCCGAGTGCAGCAGGACTCTGCTGGTGAGTTTCCTGTGGGTTCTGAAGAATGCCGATGCTGCTCTCCTGGAGCGCTGGGTGTCCGATTTATCCGTTCTGCAAATCAACCgcctgctggacctgctgcaTCTCTGTGTCTCCTGCTTTGAATACAAG GGGAGAAAGGCTCTGGAGAGGATCAACAGCCTGACGTTTAAAAAGTCTCAGGACATGAAGGCCCGACTGGAGGAGGCCATACTGGGCACCATTGGGGCTCGTCAGGAGATGGTCCGCCGCTGCAGAG AAAGGAGTCCTTACGGCAGCCAGGAGAATGTCAGGTGGAGGAAGAATGTCACTCACTGGAGACAAAATACAGACCGAGTCGACAA GACTAAAGCTGAGGTGGAGCAGGAGTCTGTGGTTGATGGAAACTTAGCCACTGAGGCCTCTCTGATCGTACTGGACACACTGGAAATTGTAGTCAAG aCTGTGGTGGCATCAGAGCTAAAGGAAAGTGTTCTGGGAGGAGTGTTGAGAGTTCTCCTCCACAGCATGGCAGGCAACCAGAGCGCCCTCTTCCTGCAGCACTGCTTCACTACACAGCGTGCTCTGGTCTTCAAG ttccCAGAGATGCTGTTTGAAGAGGACACAGAGCTTTGTGCGGACCTGTGCCTGCGTCTCCTGCGtcactgcagcagcagtgtcGGCTCGGTCAGAAGTCACGCCTCCGCCTCCCTTTACCTGCTCATGAGGCAGAACTTTGAGATAGGAAAC AACTTTGCTCGAGTGAAGATGCAGGTCACAATGTCCCTGTCGTCACTGGTGGGAACGTCGCAAAACTTCAATGAGGAGCATCTCCGTCGCTCGCTCAAGACGATCCTGACGTACGCTGAAGAGGACCTGGAGCTGCGTGACACGCCCTTCCCAGAGCAG GTCCAGGATCTGGTGTTCAACCTGCACATGATTCTCACTGACACTGTTAAGATGAAAGAGCATCAGCAGGATCCAGAGATGCTCATTGACCTGATGTACAG gatTGCAAAGGGCTACCAGAACTCCCCGGACCTGCGCCTGACGTGGCTCCAGAATATGGCAGGAAAACACTCGGCGAGAGGGAACCATGCTGAAGCCGCCCACTGTCTGGTCCACAGCGCAGCGCTGGTGGCAGAATACCTCAACATGCTGGAGGATTGCCGCTACCTGCCGATTGGTTGTGTGACATTTCAG AATATTTCCTCCAACGTTTTGGAAGAGTCAGCCGTATCCGATGACGTCCTGTctccagaggaggaagggatTTGTGCCGGGAAGTACTTTAGCGAGTCCGGTCTGGTGGGCCTCCTGGAGCAAGCAGCTGCCTCTTTTAACATG GCCGCCATGTACGAGGCCATAAATGAAGTGTACAAGATTCTTCTGCCCGTCCATGAAGCCAACAGAGACTTCAAAAAGCTGGCCACTGTCCACGGGAAGCTGCAGGACGCCTTCAACAAAGTCTACAACCAA AGTTCAGGATGGGAG AGAATGTTTGGGACCTACTTCCGCGTGGGTTTCTATGGCTGCCGGTTTGGAGACCTGGATGAACAAGAGTTTGTCTACAAGGAGCCATCAATCACCAAACTAGCTGAGATCTCCCACAGACTCGAG gAGTTCTACTCCGAGAGGTTTGGGGACGACATGGTGGAAATTATCAAGGACTCCAACCCAGTcgataaaaacaaaatggatcCCAACAag GCCTACCTCCAGATCACCTACGTCGAACCATTCTTCGACACATACGAGCTGAAGGAAAGAATCACCTACTTTGACAAGAACTACAACCTGCGCACGTTCATGTACTGCACTCCCTTCACTCTGGACGGCAGAGCCCACGGCGACCTGAACGAGCAGTACAAGCGCAAAAGCATCCTCACGACTTCTCACGCTTTCCCTTACATCAAGACGCGCATCAACGTCATCCACAAGGAAGAG ATCATTCTTGTCCCCATGGAGGTGGCCATAGAGGATATGCAGAAGAAGACTCAGGAGCTCGCCTTCGCGACAAACCAAGAACCTTCAGACGCCAAGATGCTGCAGATGGTGCTGCAGGGCTCTGTGGGCACCACAGTCAACCAG GGCCCCCTCGAGGTGGCGCAGGTCTTTCTCTCCGACATTCCTGATGATCCAAAGCTGTTTCGCCATCACAACAAACTGCGCCTCTGCTTTAAAGACTTCACTAAGAG GTGTGAGGATGCCCTGAGGAAGAATAAATCCCTGATTGGACCAGATCAGAAGGAGTACCACAGAGAGTTGGAGAGGAACTACAATAAACTGAAAGAAGCTCTGGGTCCTCTCATCAACCGCAAGATCCCCCAGCTCTACCGAACCCTGCCAGCCCAGGCTACGCAAACACAACG GAACTCCTTTAGTAGGTCCAGTCTCCGCAGAGTCGACTGTTGA
- the si:dkey-114l24.2 gene encoding uncharacterized protein si:dkey-114l24.2, with the protein MEDGAAPQEEVNVLMFGVIQLSESINYVYETIEAKIAKISQTLRSHEGTLQKLGRETERAAEVEKQIQEVMQLLQAQMAKQQAQTKMAKDRLGRMEQEEAELKTKVKKLELYLNTNMSIKELQERAEEQSNILKDLQYFTEFQKENIETQNKKLSELKKMSDAMTYTTEVSESTQL; encoded by the exons ATGGAAGACGGGGCTGCGCCACAGGAAGAAGTCAACGTGCTCATGTTTGGGGTCATACAGTTAAGCGAATCCATTAACTACGTTTATGAAACCATTGAGGCCAAGATCGCCAAAATCAGCCAGACTTTGAGGAGCCATGAGGGGACTCTCCAAAAGCTGGGGAGGGAGACTGAGCGGGCCGCGGAAGTGGAGAAGCAAATTCAAGAAGTGATGCAGTTGCTACAg GCCCAGATGGCCAAGCAACAGGCTCAGACCAAGATGGCTAAAGACAGGCTGGGCCGCATGGAGCAGGAAGAGGCGGAGCTGAAAACCAAAGTGAAGAAGCTGGAGCTGTATCTCAACACCAACATGAGCATCAAGGAGCTGCAG GAGCGAGCAGAGGAGCAATCCAACATCTTGAAAGATTTACAGTATTTCACAGAGTTCCAAAAAGAGAATATTGAGACTCAGAATAAGAAGCTCTCCGAACTCAAGAAGATG AGTGACGCTATGACATACACCACTGAGGTCTCAGAGTCTACGCAGCTCTGA